The following coding sequences lie in one bacterium genomic window:
- a CDS encoding tetratricopeptide repeat protein — protein MKRLLESFSVDPADTAAFQTLEERLFLDSSWSQLAGVYECRVSVLSPEDPQRVDVLLRLAGVLHEKLSDDPGAQRYYQEVLAVDPEHVEALGALRRLHAEHGELTQAVQISEIEESLSLPPKQRARVLTEIGELWLKMGDCAEAQRRFDQALRLDPVCDRAQAGCAALAEAEGRLDEAILLNERRLEGLSGPIRYKVMEHLATLLPDSESDRIRTLLREVVRVSPERRKAIERLLDIEQADANWDRVDELQRRLFTIVHDPVEKLFLAQEAGLQQLEQAGNMDAAKHWVECANEIGPNDVGVQKLRARILRKAGNTDGVIDALEKLLEANGASPMTMLEVAVLHERSGDPERAVDWLERLLDCEPNDDEALAVMDRCLERLGRHTERADVLARRANQTENASDAAAMFMRLGELRAQTLNDPQAAESAYKSALERLPSDKHAISALSEMLRKSERFEELATLVENLACIPESGNCSELWCELGAIRIEHLDDVGGARSAFLAALDLDPECPTALRGLRQIAERSSDPTSLVEACERELSLDPPTPRKIELLREMCGALRSAGDLPGALRTARRWIDVEAAPDPLIALCEVAREMGDVETERSNLQGLESLLGNAPKRRALVLTRLGDLTLEQPDPDALETAADWYRESLSLAANPALRSRLIDLLRRTRQLPELVRELREQLHDVEEPEQLEIRVELARALAETGDLSAAVDELRPVFANDPSDTDPADLLESLLAEQDRMDELVEMLALRLEHERAIPLRRELAHRQAGLLLDGMGRSADAVAVLRDLADPSRAGQLEDLFSRALEAGGTSDEHETWLSMRESHVDGPERASLLLRLASLQEGSGQVTEALGTLRRARRYADTAQASAIKSAVLALLRTHGSPREQLEFLDQILEDSETPAERAAFRIERARLWAESLGEPEKAIEDLEQATREAPLGLEDLRLVATLYSRTDNPVQHLEALQTLAKRTEDAAERRATQLEIAEIFISGPSQLRSTAEATHLLEGLLEADSSDREAHDLIASVYEAEGRTADLCHRLASRLEQDGLFDDERMSIALRLGRMQLNMGQAQVACSTLRIAREGSPNSAIDELLLSALDAADDLPGRIALCEELAMQASGAESLRWLRRWLNAMEAAGEPTQARLAVVERILEQTPDDPELNEARLPMLRELASHETLAEVLESSLRRPEALTPARRRLHVLETLQLLEGPLAEPERALQLIEREVDGDAGLAMRGARLARKLDDPTREAALLHPLAGSHVENPAPDAVRRLALALWRAGEAVEAEPLLWDALVDYPSNRELLAALETVVRRRDDPLSLLRLLDARFPLESGTDRLTIAREGFEAAEGARRPQDSLRWIRRLQALDQLNPSVLQRWLGLELEVGDRPGTLGALRALSEATDDPAELADLLAQEGSLHLERGQLALARDEYREALATSPKPRAEWLETLNTIMDRLGETAERVDVLRDLSQHPDLDAEARVAYQKQRIELLGSHPDLREEAALELRVLIDSDPGSNRDDQVDLMRDLLELYEQLGRLSEWCTLAERLAPFLPGDEARRLERRIAEHLTHPLCATDEAIAAWERVLERDPNDADALSALEQLLSGPGNEARRVPVLERLATAGGPPREQVMLEVADLRWHALGDARAALSAVDGALSINPDIPAAQLLRSELCERLDRPEEEEAALRAVLESGRQLPNAADSWLRIAELAAAKPNNKDAAIEALERGLQLDPSAGFARRGRGILERVGAWQRAADLLRIEIAEIPEKDCARLLRRLARIEWDELENAREACEALEALAEVDLPTADDYDRWSDALAVCFRWNDAISKRRLALESMADLATAQGWFDLAQQTLEHMDDATRALDACDRALQCDPTFNEALSLRAQLHARLDAPAMELEDTLRLAEHVDNDAEAADAYTKAARLSRGRLGDDARAWALYRKALKRDPQWTQALLGAGEIALERGEWNEAERMFGLACSLLPGTEEAPQLGRAARLAATAALEQQRNAEAYRHLELALDESPDDVEALDAMADLSLRLGAPERARDCLDSRLANMDLSPEERAERLLKLAQACEGSKQLDRAAAALEEAVALHPDDEVSRARAVDLLERIGESDRAVVQLDGWMRAAPEDFNGRLALRAAQLELSGGNRREARNRLEHLVLEPGAPAEAWVELARLTLDDDGASAALEVTERGLETLPESERGTLLWLDTQSLESLGRIPEAARRACETLHADPANVAAAQLLAAHLGKVGDWAGPVKQLERTLDVAHPTRPVESELWEAIGRAYAGPLEDLERAQLCYRRSLECNPLRASAREALADTTAFDPAAHRESIRLHRDLLEEYPARLGSWRSIEHMGQHWRRDRAQQTCIAVLRALGSHVDNWDPDRPLSVMAETGPSSDPGVSGATELLLALEEVSALPKVSGTPSLTGLPVWARKEIAKIIGAAWDLPDDTLRGIWVKPDDESNDELPRRARRRLKRALSSIDADAVRRLDPMIWREQIVAQAAASALQSGSVALGDILPDLIELWPETAHLDLRHGGSMSATIQSCPPARSLLLRIGEAAIAGLGL, from the coding sequence ATGAAAAGGCTGCTGGAGAGCTTTTCCGTCGATCCGGCGGATACGGCTGCCTTTCAGACTCTGGAAGAGCGGCTGTTCCTGGACAGCTCCTGGAGCCAGCTTGCCGGAGTCTACGAGTGCCGGGTTTCCGTGTTGTCTCCAGAAGACCCTCAGAGGGTGGATGTCCTGCTGCGCCTGGCGGGAGTCCTGCACGAAAAGCTGAGCGACGATCCTGGCGCGCAACGGTATTACCAGGAAGTCCTGGCAGTGGATCCCGAACACGTCGAGGCGTTGGGAGCGCTGCGCCGCCTCCACGCCGAACACGGGGAACTCACGCAGGCCGTGCAGATCTCCGAGATCGAAGAATCTCTTTCGCTGCCGCCAAAGCAGCGCGCCCGGGTGCTGACCGAGATCGGTGAGCTCTGGCTGAAGATGGGGGATTGCGCAGAAGCACAGCGGCGCTTCGATCAGGCGCTGCGTCTTGATCCAGTGTGTGACCGCGCCCAGGCAGGCTGCGCTGCGCTCGCGGAGGCCGAGGGTCGCCTCGACGAGGCCATCCTCCTGAACGAGAGGCGACTCGAAGGCCTATCGGGGCCAATTCGCTACAAGGTGATGGAGCACCTGGCCACACTCCTGCCGGACAGCGAAAGCGATCGCATCCGAACGCTCTTGCGCGAAGTCGTGCGCGTAAGCCCCGAGCGGCGCAAGGCGATCGAACGCTTGCTCGACATCGAACAAGCCGATGCCAACTGGGATCGCGTAGACGAACTGCAGCGCCGACTTTTCACGATCGTGCACGACCCGGTCGAGAAGCTGTTCCTGGCCCAGGAAGCAGGACTTCAACAACTCGAGCAGGCCGGCAATATGGACGCGGCCAAGCACTGGGTCGAGTGTGCCAACGAGATCGGCCCCAACGACGTTGGCGTACAGAAACTCCGCGCACGAATCCTGCGCAAGGCCGGAAACACCGACGGCGTGATCGACGCGCTCGAGAAACTTCTCGAAGCCAACGGTGCTTCGCCGATGACGATGCTGGAGGTCGCTGTACTGCACGAGCGCAGCGGCGACCCCGAGCGAGCCGTCGACTGGCTGGAGCGCCTGCTCGACTGCGAACCGAATGATGACGAGGCACTCGCGGTCATGGACCGCTGTCTCGAGCGACTCGGACGCCACACCGAACGCGCGGACGTGCTGGCTCGGCGCGCGAATCAGACCGAGAACGCAAGCGACGCTGCAGCCATGTTCATGCGTCTGGGGGAACTGCGTGCGCAGACCCTCAACGATCCGCAGGCGGCTGAATCAGCCTATAAATCGGCTCTCGAACGCCTGCCGAGCGACAAGCATGCGATCAGTGCCCTCAGCGAAATGCTGCGCAAGAGCGAACGCTTCGAAGAGCTGGCCACCCTGGTCGAAAACCTGGCCTGTATCCCCGAGAGCGGCAATTGCTCGGAACTCTGGTGCGAACTGGGTGCGATCCGTATCGAACACCTCGATGACGTGGGCGGTGCGCGCAGCGCGTTTCTGGCAGCTCTCGATCTCGACCCTGAATGTCCGACGGCCTTGCGGGGATTGCGGCAGATCGCGGAGCGTTCGTCGGACCCGACTTCTCTGGTCGAAGCCTGCGAGCGGGAACTCAGCCTGGACCCGCCGACTCCGCGCAAGATCGAACTGCTGCGCGAAATGTGCGGCGCGCTGCGCAGTGCGGGAGACCTCCCCGGCGCGTTGCGAACGGCTCGTCGCTGGATCGATGTCGAGGCAGCCCCCGATCCGTTGATTGCCCTTTGCGAAGTCGCACGCGAGATGGGCGACGTCGAGACCGAACGCTCGAACCTTCAAGGTCTCGAATCCTTGCTGGGAAATGCACCGAAGCGGCGCGCGTTGGTCCTGACTCGGCTTGGAGACCTGACGCTCGAACAGCCTGATCCTGATGCGCTTGAAACTGCGGCGGACTGGTATCGCGAGTCCCTGAGCCTGGCGGCGAATCCGGCGCTGCGCTCTCGCCTGATCGACCTCTTGCGTCGAACCCGCCAGCTTCCCGAACTGGTCCGCGAACTCCGCGAGCAACTGCACGACGTAGAAGAGCCGGAGCAACTGGAAATTCGCGTCGAACTCGCGCGCGCGCTGGCCGAGACCGGTGATCTTTCGGCTGCGGTCGATGAGCTTCGCCCCGTTTTCGCAAACGATCCCTCCGATACCGATCCCGCAGACCTGCTCGAAAGTCTGCTGGCCGAGCAGGACCGGATGGACGAACTGGTCGAAATGCTGGCCTTGCGACTCGAGCACGAGCGCGCCATACCCCTTCGACGCGAACTCGCACACCGTCAGGCAGGTCTACTGCTCGATGGTATGGGCCGTTCTGCAGACGCAGTTGCGGTACTGCGCGATCTCGCAGACCCGAGCCGCGCGGGCCAGCTGGAAGATCTCTTTTCCCGCGCACTGGAAGCTGGCGGAACCTCGGACGAGCACGAAACCTGGCTTTCGATGCGCGAGTCGCACGTCGATGGTCCGGAACGCGCCAGCCTGCTGCTCCGCCTGGCTTCACTCCAGGAGGGAAGCGGCCAGGTCACAGAAGCTCTGGGAACGCTGCGCCGCGCCCGCCGCTACGCGGATACGGCGCAGGCTAGTGCGATCAAGAGCGCCGTACTCGCTCTACTGCGCACGCACGGCTCTCCGCGGGAACAGCTGGAATTTCTGGATCAGATCCTGGAAGACAGTGAAACACCCGCTGAACGAGCGGCTTTTCGGATCGAACGCGCGCGCCTCTGGGCCGAAAGCCTGGGCGAGCCAGAGAAGGCAATCGAAGATCTCGAACAAGCCACCCGCGAAGCACCGCTTGGGCTGGAAGATCTACGCCTGGTCGCCACGCTGTACTCGCGCACCGACAATCCGGTGCAGCATCTGGAAGCGTTGCAGACCCTCGCCAAGCGCACCGAAGACGCCGCGGAGCGTCGCGCAACTCAACTCGAGATCGCTGAGATCTTCATCAGCGGACCGAGTCAGTTGCGAAGCACTGCAGAAGCGACGCATCTACTCGAGGGACTTCTGGAAGCGGATTCCTCGGATCGCGAAGCCCATGACCTGATCGCGTCGGTCTACGAGGCGGAGGGACGAACGGCAGATCTCTGCCATAGACTGGCCTCACGGCTCGAACAGGACGGCCTGTTCGACGACGAGCGAATGAGCATTGCCCTGCGCCTGGGTCGTATGCAGCTGAACATGGGCCAGGCGCAAGTCGCCTGTTCCACCTTGCGCATCGCGCGCGAAGGCTCTCCGAACTCGGCCATCGACGAGTTGCTGCTCTCCGCACTGGACGCGGCGGACGATCTTCCGGGGCGCATCGCCCTGTGCGAAGAACTGGCGATGCAGGCCAGCGGTGCTGAAAGTCTGCGCTGGTTGCGACGTTGGCTCAACGCCATGGAAGCGGCTGGCGAACCGACGCAGGCGCGGCTTGCAGTCGTCGAGCGGATTCTGGAGCAGACGCCCGACGATCCCGAACTCAATGAAGCTCGCTTGCCGATGCTTCGCGAATTGGCGAGTCACGAGACACTCGCCGAGGTACTCGAGAGTTCTCTGCGTCGCCCCGAGGCACTGACACCGGCGCGCCGCCGCCTGCACGTGTTGGAGACGTTGCAGTTGCTCGAGGGTCCGCTCGCCGAACCCGAACGAGCGTTGCAGTTGATCGAGCGTGAAGTCGACGGTGATGCGGGACTCGCGATGCGGGGTGCACGACTGGCCCGCAAGCTCGACGATCCGACGCGAGAAGCTGCCCTGCTGCACCCGCTGGCGGGAAGTCATGTCGAAAATCCGGCACCCGATGCCGTGCGCAGACTGGCCCTGGCCCTTTGGCGCGCAGGCGAGGCGGTCGAAGCCGAGCCTCTTCTCTGGGATGCGTTGGTCGACTACCCGAGCAATCGGGAACTGCTCGCAGCGTTGGAAACGGTGGTGCGTCGTCGCGACGACCCGCTCAGCCTCTTACGCCTGCTCGACGCTCGGTTCCCGCTCGAGTCGGGAACAGATCGGCTGACGATCGCTCGCGAAGGCTTCGAAGCGGCCGAAGGTGCCCGCCGACCTCAGGATTCGCTTCGCTGGATCCGGCGCCTGCAAGCCCTCGATCAGCTCAATCCATCGGTTCTGCAACGCTGGCTCGGACTCGAACTGGAAGTCGGCGATCGACCCGGCACGCTCGGCGCGTTGCGCGCACTTTCCGAGGCCACAGACGACCCCGCCGAACTGGCGGATCTGCTGGCACAGGAAGGCTCATTGCACCTGGAACGCGGCCAGTTGGCACTCGCGCGCGACGAGTATCGCGAGGCGCTTGCCACATCGCCGAAACCCAGAGCAGAGTGGCTCGAGACGCTCAACACCATCATGGACCGACTGGGCGAAACGGCCGAGCGCGTCGATGTACTGCGCGATCTATCCCAGCATCCGGACCTCGACGCCGAAGCGCGAGTCGCCTACCAGAAGCAGCGAATAGAACTACTGGGTTCGCATCCGGACTTGCGCGAGGAAGCGGCGCTCGAACTGCGCGTACTGATCGACTCGGATCCGGGTTCCAATCGCGACGACCAGGTCGACCTGATGCGCGACCTGCTCGAACTCTACGAGCAGTTGGGACGCCTCAGCGAGTGGTGCACCCTGGCCGAGCGCCTCGCGCCCTTCTTGCCCGGCGACGAAGCGCGACGTCTCGAGCGACGCATCGCCGAGCACTTGACCCATCCGCTATGCGCGACCGACGAAGCTATCGCCGCCTGGGAGCGAGTGCTCGAGCGCGATCCAAACGATGCAGACGCCCTTTCGGCACTCGAGCAATTGCTTTCGGGACCCGGAAACGAAGCTCGTCGCGTACCGGTTCTCGAGCGACTCGCCACAGCGGGAGGACCGCCGAGAGAGCAGGTCATGCTCGAGGTCGCCGACCTGCGCTGGCACGCTCTGGGCGACGCACGGGCCGCACTTTCAGCCGTCGATGGCGCGCTCTCCATCAATCCCGATATTCCCGCTGCACAGTTGTTGCGTTCCGAACTCTGTGAGCGTCTCGATCGCCCGGAGGAAGAAGAAGCCGCGCTGCGAGCCGTACTCGAGAGCGGACGGCAACTGCCCAACGCCGCCGATTCATGGCTACGCATCGCGGAATTGGCGGCCGCCAAGCCGAATAACAAGGACGCAGCTATCGAAGCGCTGGAGCGTGGCCTGCAACTCGACCCGAGTGCCGGCTTCGCCCGTCGGGGCCGCGGGATCCTCGAGAGAGTGGGTGCCTGGCAACGCGCCGCTGACCTGCTGCGCATCGAGATCGCCGAGATCCCGGAGAAGGACTGCGCGCGCCTTCTACGGCGCCTGGCACGCATCGAGTGGGATGAACTCGAGAATGCGCGGGAAGCCTGCGAAGCACTCGAAGCACTGGCGGAAGTCGATCTTCCGACTGCGGACGACTACGACCGCTGGTCGGACGCGCTGGCGGTCTGCTTCCGCTGGAACGACGCAATCAGCAAGCGACGGCTCGCTCTGGAGTCCATGGCTGACCTGGCGACCGCTCAGGGCTGGTTCGACCTTGCCCAGCAGACGCTCGAGCATATGGATGATGCGACGCGCGCGCTCGACGCGTGCGATCGTGCACTGCAGTGTGATCCGACTTTCAACGAAGCGTTGTCTCTGCGCGCCCAACTGCACGCACGGCTCGACGCTCCCGCGATGGAACTCGAAGACACCCTGCGACTCGCCGAACACGTCGACAATGACGCCGAAGCGGCGGATGCCTACACGAAGGCCGCACGACTCTCACGCGGCCGGCTCGGCGACGATGCGCGCGCGTGGGCCCTGTACCGCAAGGCCCTGAAGAGAGATCCGCAATGGACGCAGGCTCTCCTGGGTGCGGGTGAGATCGCTCTGGAGCGAGGAGAGTGGAACGAAGCCGAGCGCATGTTCGGATTGGCCTGCTCGTTACTCCCAGGAACCGAGGAAGCACCTCAACTCGGCCGCGCAGCCCGTCTTGCTGCGACTGCAGCGCTCGAACAACAACGCAATGCGGAAGCGTATCGCCACCTGGAACTCGCGCTCGATGAATCACCCGACGACGTCGAGGCACTCGACGCGATGGCCGACCTGAGCCTTCGCCTTGGCGCGCCGGAGCGAGCACGTGATTGCCTCGACTCCCGGCTCGCGAACATGGACCTCAGTCCCGAGGAGCGCGCTGAGCGCCTGCTCAAACTCGCGCAGGCCTGCGAAGGCTCGAAGCAACTCGATCGAGCTGCGGCCGCCCTCGAAGAAGCGGTCGCGTTGCATCCCGACGATGAGGTCTCGCGCGCCCGCGCAGTGGACCTGCTGGAACGCATCGGAGAATCCGACCGAGCCGTGGTCCAGCTCGACGGCTGGATGCGCGCTGCTCCGGAAGACTTCAACGGACGTCTCGCTCTGCGCGCGGCACAGCTCGAGTTGTCCGGTGGCAATCGGCGGGAAGCGCGAAACCGTCTCGAACACCTCGTCCTCGAACCCGGCGCACCTGCCGAAGCGTGGGTTGAACTCGCTCGCCTTACCCTCGACGACGACGGAGCCTCAGCCGCACTCGAAGTAACCGAACGCGGGCTCGAAACACTCCCGGAAAGCGAGCGAGGCACGCTCCTCTGGCTCGACACGCAGTCATTGGAGTCCCTGGGTCGCATCCCCGAAGCCGCGCGTCGCGCCTGCGAGACGCTGCACGCGGACCCGGCCAACGTGGCAGCCGCACAACTCCTGGCGGCGCATCTGGGCAAGGTCGGAGACTGGGCCGGTCCGGTGAAACAACTCGAACGCACACTCGACGTCGCTCACCCGACCCGCCCGGTGGAATCAGAACTCTGGGAAGCCATCGGCCGGGCCTACGCGGGACCACTCGAAGACCTCGAACGGGCGCAGTTGTGTTACCGCCGCTCACTGGAGTGCAACCCCTTGCGCGCGAGCGCGCGCGAAGCTCTCGCCGATACGACCGCCTTCGATCCGGCCGCCCATCGCGAGTCGATCCGCCTGCACAGAGACCTGCTCGAAGAGTACCCGGCGCGCCTGGGCAGCTGGCGCTCGATAGAACACATGGGACAGCACTGGCGGCGCGACCGAGCCCAGCAGACCTGCATCGCGGTCTTGCGCGCACTCGGTTCGCACGTCGACAACTGGGATCCCGACCGGCCACTCAGCGTGATGGCCGAGACCGGACCGAGTTCCGATCCGGGAGTGTCGGGCGCCACGGAGCTATTGCTCGCCCTCGAAGAAGTTTCAGCGCTCCCGAAGGTTTCAGGAACGCCCTCTCTCACTGGGCTGCCGGTCTGGGCGCGCAAGGAGATCGCGAAGATCATTGGCGCGGCCTGGGATCTACCCGACGACACGCTGCGCGGCATCTGGGTCAAACCCGATGACGAGAGCAACGACGAACTTCCGCGCCGGGCACGCCGGCGTCTGAAGCGCGCACTCAGTTCGATCGACGCAGACGCAGTTCGTCGACTCGATCCGATGATCTGGCGAGAGCAGATCGTGGCTCAAGCCGCGGCCTCTGCGCTGCAGAGTGGCAGCGTCGCATTGGGCGACATACTGCCCGACCTGATCGAACTCTGGCCCGAGACCGCGCACCTGGACCTGCGTCACGGCGGAAGCATGTCGGCGACCATCCAGTCCTGCCCGCCGGCGCGCAGCCTGCTCCTGCGCATCGGCGAAGCCGCGATCGCAGGACTCGGACTCTAG
- a CDS encoding UDP-3-O-acyl-N-acetylglucosamine deacetylase has product MFKNVEHTLGTRVQCTGIGLHTGKPVDVVLRPAAAGTGILFSRTDQGRQVRFPARAEWVVDTRLATTLGNDDVRLSTIEHLISALRGMGVDNCTVEVAGPELPIMDGSAAPWVYLIQQAGLRPLRRMRRSLVIRKPIEVRDGNRWVRVIPSREFKTTVSIDYPHPAIGQQSLQAMKITREVYSRAIAPARTFGFLRDVQQLQAAGLALGGSLQNAIVLDEARVLNADGLRFKDEFVRHKILDLVGDLALLGLPLQGHVKAMRSGHALHQALVAEIRANPSCWTVEVPGPATPEREAAPRGLSRPALVRS; this is encoded by the coding sequence TTGTTCAAAAACGTCGAGCACACGCTCGGGACACGGGTTCAATGCACCGGCATCGGTCTGCATACCGGGAAGCCCGTCGACGTGGTGCTCCGGCCGGCAGCTGCCGGAACCGGAATTCTTTTCTCACGGACCGACCAGGGCCGGCAGGTGCGGTTTCCTGCGCGGGCCGAGTGGGTCGTCGATACCCGACTGGCCACCACTCTGGGCAACGACGATGTCCGTCTTTCGACCATCGAGCACCTGATTTCAGCTCTGCGCGGCATGGGCGTCGACAATTGCACCGTCGAGGTCGCCGGGCCCGAGTTGCCGATCATGGATGGCAGCGCCGCGCCATGGGTCTACCTGATTCAGCAAGCCGGCCTGCGTCCGTTGCGACGCATGCGTCGCAGCCTGGTCATCCGCAAGCCGATCGAAGTGAGGGATGGAAACCGCTGGGTGCGGGTCATTCCCTCGCGTGAGTTCAAGACCACTGTTTCGATCGACTATCCGCATCCGGCCATCGGTCAGCAGTCCCTGCAGGCCATGAAGATCACCCGTGAAGTCTACTCGCGCGCGATCGCACCGGCGCGCACTTTTGGTTTTCTCAGAGACGTTCAGCAACTCCAGGCCGCGGGCCTGGCGCTCGGTGGAAGCTTGCAGAACGCCATCGTCCTCGACGAGGCCCGCGTACTCAACGCCGACGGCTTGCGCTTCAAGGACGAGTTCGTCCGTCACAAGATTCTCGACCTGGTCGGCGATCTGGCCCTTTTGGGGCTGCCCCTTCAGGGACACGTCAAGGCCATGCGCAGCGGTCATGCGTTGCACCAGGCGCTGGTCGCAGAGATTCGCGCCAACCCGAGCTGTTGGACCGTCGAGGTCCCCGGCCCAGCCACACCGGAGCGAGAGGCCGCACCCCGCGGACTCAGTCGCCCGGCACTTGTTCGCTCCTGA
- a CDS encoding protein kinase, translated as MATVSDDEIHVRTAMRILAFLIAVPLFLAGGTGLVFHSNGPEWATKLKREWPEELSQTAIERGMKSTEIDAFKGNAVRFVEIAESLAPRPIHAAVLAFGILSLGLAVWPRKRGTGRSADRKGAKDDAESAALETIEDAIETLPKKDRKKLLKAAQALEAEAGPEAAAEFLLDQNLKDDATEVFIRGELLSRAAEVRHGQNRFEEAADLYGQAERHEAAGAIYAQLERFKEAAECYLSADKRSVAGEMFERAECFREAGQCYSEIGFHRHAAQAFLKSGCEPEAADELVAAFTEEGGGALQQNDAKTKDLRGIARKAGELLFKLERFEEAESILFRAGAYGHAAKVAFQRGEYERSAELFLRVGRGDLAAKALERSGDSTGAARCLGEYMRDKGNDAEAAEHLVNAGEHGAAGDLFRKVERFEESGEQYWLAEDYSAAAEVFRAAGCATRAAEAFEAGGQFDQAADCFSESGDHERRAELLEKAEKLFEAGKVWADQGKPDEAIRLLQQVEPDDGNYSEACSLLGRVFEEKGMHSLSVKKFEEAAGETAITRTTVEANYELGRAKARKGDFSGAIEIFEGILSFDYHYRDASALLAEWKENAENQRQNPSTGPQTNGTGIPQMAPTENRYEIERELGRGGMGVVYLARDSVLEREIAFKVLPEGLRGNPNALRNFLREAKAAAQLNHPNIVTVYDAGDSERGFYIAMEYVQGTTLKEILRHRGEVAPGGVIYILRQMASALSYAHTKRVVHRDIKTANTMWAADKQVKIMDFGLAKLIEEVRNTTTLISGTPFYMSPEQTLGQNVDHRTDIYSLGVTLFELATGQLPFQKGNVPYHHVHTAPPDPVSVKPDLPRSLADLILKCLEKDPAARYQSAGELVEEVDRLTGK; from the coding sequence GTGGCGACTGTTTCGGACGATGAAATCCACGTGCGAACCGCCATGCGAATCCTCGCGTTCCTGATTGCCGTCCCCCTGTTCCTAGCGGGAGGGACAGGTCTGGTCTTTCACTCGAACGGACCTGAATGGGCGACCAAGCTCAAGCGCGAGTGGCCGGAGGAACTCAGTCAGACGGCCATCGAGCGCGGCATGAAATCCACCGAAATCGACGCATTCAAGGGCAATGCAGTTCGCTTCGTGGAGATCGCTGAAAGCCTGGCTCCCCGTCCGATTCACGCTGCCGTCCTCGCCTTCGGTATTCTGAGCCTGGGCCTGGCCGTCTGGCCCCGTAAGAGAGGCACCGGGCGCTCAGCGGATCGGAAGGGGGCGAAGGACGACGCCGAATCGGCCGCTCTCGAGACGATCGAAGACGCGATCGAGACTCTGCCGAAAAAGGACCGAAAAAAGCTCCTGAAAGCCGCGCAAGCGCTCGAAGCCGAAGCGGGGCCGGAGGCGGCCGCGGAATTTCTACTCGATCAGAATCTGAAGGATGACGCCACCGAGGTCTTCATCCGAGGAGAACTGCTGAGCCGCGCTGCGGAGGTCCGCCACGGGCAGAACCGCTTCGAAGAGGCGGCCGATCTCTACGGCCAGGCGGAACGTCACGAAGCTGCGGGTGCGATCTATGCGCAGCTCGAGCGTTTCAAGGAAGCGGCCGAGTGCTATCTGTCCGCAGACAAGCGCTCCGTTGCGGGCGAGATGTTCGAGCGCGCGGAATGCTTCCGCGAAGCCGGACAGTGCTACAGCGAGATCGGTTTTCATCGCCACGCTGCGCAGGCGTTTCTCAAATCGGGATGCGAGCCAGAAGCGGCCGATGAACTGGTCGCCGCCTTCACGGAAGAAGGCGGTGGTGCCCTCCAGCAGAACGACGCAAAAACCAAGGATCTGCGGGGTATCGCGCGCAAGGCGGGCGAACTGCTGTTCAAACTCGAGCGTTTCGAAGAGGCCGAGAGCATTCTCTTTCGCGCGGGAGCGTACGGGCACGCGGCCAAGGTTGCTTTCCAGCGCGGTGAATACGAGCGCTCCGCGGAACTCTTCTTGAGGGTGGGGCGCGGCGATCTCGCCGCCAAGGCACTCGAACGCAGTGGTGACTCGACGGGTGCAGCTCGCTGTCTCGGCGAATACATGCGCGACAAGGGAAACGACGCAGAGGCCGCGGAGCACCTGGTCAATGCCGGGGAACACGGTGCCGCAGGGGACCTGTTTCGAAAGGTCGAGCGCTTCGAAGAGTCCGGCGAGCAGTACTGGCTCGCAGAAGACTACTCAGCTGCCGCCGAGGTGTTTCGCGCGGCCGGCTGTGCGACGCGCGCAGCCGAGGCCTTTGAAGCCGGTGGTCAGTTCGATCAGGCGGCCGATTGTTTTTCCGAGAGTGGGGACCACGAGCGCCGCGCCGAGTTGCTGGAGAAGGCCGAGAAACTCTTCGAAGCAGGCAAGGTCTGGGCCGATCAAGGCAAGCCCGATGAAGCGATTCGTCTGCTCCAGCAGGTCGAACCGGATGACGGCAACTACTCCGAAGCCTGCTCGCTTCTCGGTCGGGTATTCGAAGAAAAGGGCATGCACAGCCTTTCGGTCAAGAAATTCGAGGAAGCCGCGGGCGAGACGGCCATCACGCGCACGACCGTCGAAGCCAATTATGAGCTAGGTCGTGCGAAGGCGCGCAAGGGCGACTTTTCTGGCGCCATCGAAATCTTCGAAGGGATCCTCAGCTTCGACTACCACTACCGGGATGCGTCGGCGCTGCTTGCCGAGTGGAAGGAGAACGCCGAGAACCAGCGCCAGAACCCGTCCACCGGCCCTCAGACAAACGGGACAGGAATCCCGCAGATGGCCCCCACGGAAAATCGCTACGAGATCGAGCGAGAACTCGGTCGCGGCGGAATGGGTGTTGTCTATCTGGCACGTGACTCCGTGCTGGAGCGGGAGATCGCCTTCAAGGTCTTGCCCGAGGGATTGCGCGGCAACCCGAACGCGCTGCGGAATTTCCTGCGTGAGGCCAAGGCCGCCGCGCAACTGAACCACCCTAACATCGTCACCGTCTACGACGCCGGAGATTCCGAGCGCGGTTTTTACATCGCCATGGAGTATGTGCAGGGCACGACTCTCAAAGAGATCCTGCGGCATCGCGGAGAAGTCGCTCCCGGCGGAGTCATCTACATCTTGAGGCAGATGGCTTCCGCCCTCTCGTATGCACACACCAAGCGCGTCGTGCATCGCGACATCAAGACTGCGAATACCATGTGGGCGGCCGACAAGCAGGTCAAGATCATGGACTTCGGCCTCGCGAAGTTGATCGAAGAGGTTCGCAACACCACCACACTCATCTCCGGTACACCGTTCTATATGTCGCCGGAGCAGACCCTGGGGCAGAACGTCGATCATCGCACCGACATCTATTCGTTGGGCGTGACGCTGTTCGAACTAGCGACCGGTCAACTTCCCTTCCAGAAGGGAAACGTGCCCTACCACCACGTACACACGGCTCCGCCGGACCCGGTGAGCGTCAAGCCCGATCTCCCGCGCTCGCTTGCGGACCTGATCTTGAAGTGTCTGGAGAAGGATCCGGCCGCGCGCTACCAATCCGCCGGTGAACTGGTGGAAGAGGTCGACCGCCTCACCGGGAAGTAG